The proteins below are encoded in one region of Pseudoduganella armeniaca:
- a CDS encoding gluconate:H+ symporter, translating to MANLAFVLLAVGLLTVMIAWGKVQPLLAFVVAALVAALLLGVPPARIPGAIEKGIGDLLGSLVVVICLGAVFGKLIADSGAARRIATCLIAVMGPSRLPLALTVTGLVVGVPLYYNVGFVLLVPLILSLVFQSGRPAVALAVPLLAGLSIAHGFLPPHPAPTALVATVHADMGTTLLYGLVVAIPTLAIAGPLFATTLRRIQAAPPLFANSAVADADLPGTFNSFATALLPVLLLGAGTLATMARPDLANALAFWTNPLTVMLLSYGVAAVTLGLARGQRLPAVMAGAQDAMREIAPILLIIAGAGALKQVLVVSGVSAQLGDMLGSLPVPPLVLGWSVATVIRICLGSATVAGVTAGGIVAPLVQSSGADPNLMVLAIGAGSLMCSHVNDSGFWMFKEYFGLSLADTFRSWTLMETLVGVFGLLFVLLLSLLIG from the coding sequence GTGGCCAATCTCGCGTTCGTCCTGCTGGCGGTCGGCCTGCTGACCGTCATGATCGCCTGGGGCAAGGTGCAGCCGCTGCTGGCGTTCGTCGTCGCCGCGCTGGTGGCGGCCCTGCTGCTGGGCGTACCGCCCGCGCGGATTCCCGGCGCCATCGAGAAGGGCATCGGCGACCTGCTGGGCTCTCTCGTCGTCGTCATCTGCCTGGGCGCCGTGTTCGGCAAGCTGATTGCCGACAGCGGCGCGGCCCGGCGTATCGCCACCTGCCTGATCGCTGTCATGGGACCGTCACGGCTGCCGTTGGCGCTGACGGTGACGGGCCTGGTGGTCGGCGTGCCGCTGTACTACAACGTCGGCTTCGTGCTGCTGGTGCCGCTGATCCTGTCGCTGGTGTTCCAGTCCGGCCGGCCCGCCGTCGCGCTGGCCGTGCCGCTGTTGGCCGGCCTGTCGATCGCCCATGGCTTCCTGCCGCCGCACCCGGCGCCCACCGCGCTGGTCGCCACCGTGCACGCGGACATGGGCACGACGCTGCTGTACGGGCTCGTCGTGGCCATCCCGACGCTCGCGATCGCCGGCCCGTTGTTCGCCACCACGCTGCGCCGGATCCAGGCCGCGCCGCCGCTGTTCGCCAACTCCGCCGTGGCGGACGCAGACTTGCCGGGCACCTTCAACAGCTTCGCCACGGCGCTGCTGCCGGTGCTGCTGCTGGGCGCCGGCACGCTGGCGACGATGGCAAGGCCGGACCTGGCGAACGCCCTGGCCTTCTGGACCAATCCGCTGACGGTGATGCTGCTGTCGTATGGCGTGGCGGCCGTCACGCTCGGGCTGGCGCGCGGCCAGCGGCTGCCGGCCGTGATGGCCGGCGCCCAGGACGCGATGCGCGAGATCGCGCCGATCCTGCTGATCATCGCCGGCGCCGGCGCCCTGAAGCAGGTCCTGGTCGTGTCGGGCGTCAGCGCGCAACTGGGCGACATGCTGGGCAGCCTGCCGGTGCCGCCGCTGGTGCTGGGCTGGTCGGTGGCGACGGTGATCCGCATCTGCCTCGGCTCGGCCACCGTGGCCGGCGTGACGGCCGGCGGCATCGTCGCGCCGTTGGTGCAAAGCTCCGGCGCCGACCCCAACCTGATGGTGCTGGCCATTGGTGCGGGAAGCCTGATGTGCAGCCACGTCAACGACTCGGGCTTCTGGATGTTCAAGGAGTATTTCGGGCTGTCGCTGGCGGACACCTTCCGTTCCTGGACCCTGATGGAGACGCTGGTCGGCGTGTTCGGCCTGCTGTTCGTGCTGCTGTTGTCGCTGTTGATCGGATAA
- a CDS encoding glycosyl hydrolase family 28-related protein gives MRTMLATLALLLSTTAVASPSAYQSLPDDPRAIVVRAPADGKVDASAALQQAIDRAANDGEGGVVFLPSGRYRITRSILIPLAVRMYGVGATRPVFVLAPRTPGFQQGVANMVIFTGGDQYNVGKVPMPVPGAVPHGRPPVRDANSSTFYSALSNVDFEIGDGNPAAAAVRMHTAQHSNLSHIDFHIGSGLAGVYQVGNIAYDLRFHGGRYGILGEKTSPAWQFTLLDSTFEGQRDAAIREHEAGLTLVNTTIRNTPVGIEIDRGYGDWLWGKDVRFENVSRAALIVSNENNVYTQVGFDNASARNVPTFVRFRDSGRTLAGAGPAYSVPEFTYGLTLDRLGEPGRFDTRYRTAPATAAAPTPALRSLPPAAEWANVRRFGARGDGVTDDTAALQKAIDSSRVVYLPLGFYVVNDTIRLRPDSVIVGLHPGLTQLLLPNGSPAYQGVGTPKALLESARGGDAIVSGIGLATGEVNQRAVALLWRAGERSLVDDVRIQGGHGTRLYDGSRNDPYRKDAKFDTTAHWDRQYPSIWVTDNGGGTFSGIWSPSGYAQAGFYVTNTKTPGHVYELSAEHHVRAEIVLDNVENWEFLAPQTEEEVRDGADAVSLEIRNSRKLLFANYHAYRVTRSIKPMPAAALITNSSDIRFRNVHVNGESGFATCDDNGCTTFLRASKYPYENAIRDVTHGIDVREREFAVLDYTGTQKQAPAPQGKVEKLADGFYSIAGAAVDARGKLYFVDRHWRRIHSWAQDEGLAVVRDAPLDPVNLAIDGSGNVLVLSSFGPQATVYAFKPGTPATEITMIEPAPVAPRPGAKVALPVNFWQNGEFRDQLDPRTMEFTTLAEMFARDAALPQSHEYVSPDGSLVLPAYRVLRQGAADHLGYRWSHSLDAHGFVTAPVGQRVVFTNGSENRTFSGVVGNGGALTDLRPVADRGGESAAVDGAGNVYVANGQVFVYGADGKEKGRIDVPARPLQLLFGGADRRTLFILTHDALYAARVE, from the coding sequence ATGAGAACCATGCTTGCCACGCTTGCCCTGCTGCTGTCCACCACGGCGGTCGCCTCCCCTTCCGCCTACCAATCGCTGCCGGACGATCCTCGCGCCATCGTCGTGCGCGCGCCGGCCGACGGCAAGGTCGATGCCAGCGCCGCGCTGCAGCAGGCCATCGACCGTGCGGCGAATGACGGCGAAGGCGGCGTGGTGTTCCTGCCGTCCGGCCGCTACCGCATCACGCGCAGCATCCTGATCCCGCTGGCCGTACGCATGTACGGCGTCGGTGCCACCCGTCCCGTCTTCGTGCTGGCGCCGCGCACGCCCGGCTTCCAGCAGGGCGTGGCGAACATGGTGATCTTCACCGGCGGCGACCAGTACAACGTGGGCAAGGTGCCGATGCCCGTGCCCGGCGCGGTGCCGCACGGCCGTCCGCCGGTACGCGATGCCAACTCCTCGACGTTCTATTCGGCGCTGTCGAACGTGGACTTCGAGATCGGCGACGGCAACCCGGCCGCGGCGGCCGTGCGCATGCACACGGCCCAGCACTCGAACCTGAGCCACATCGATTTTCATATCGGCTCGGGCCTGGCCGGCGTCTACCAGGTCGGCAATATCGCCTACGACCTGCGCTTCCACGGCGGCCGCTATGGCATCCTCGGCGAGAAAACGTCGCCGGCCTGGCAGTTCACGCTGCTCGACTCCACGTTCGAGGGCCAGCGCGACGCCGCCATCCGCGAGCACGAGGCCGGCCTCACGCTGGTCAACACGACGATCCGCAACACGCCGGTGGGCATCGAGATCGACCGCGGCTATGGCGACTGGTTGTGGGGCAAGGACGTGCGCTTCGAGAACGTGAGCAGAGCCGCGCTCATCGTCAGCAACGAGAACAACGTCTACACGCAGGTCGGCTTCGACAACGCCAGCGCGCGCAACGTGCCCACCTTCGTGCGCTTTCGCGACAGCGGCCGCACCTTGGCCGGCGCCGGGCCGGCCTACAGCGTCCCTGAATTCACGTACGGCCTGACCCTGGACCGGCTGGGCGAACCGGGCCGCTTCGACACGCGCTACCGGACCGCGCCCGCAACGGCGGCCGCGCCCACGCCTGCCCTGCGGTCGCTGCCGCCCGCAGCCGAGTGGGCCAACGTGCGCCGCTTCGGCGCGCGCGGCGACGGCGTCACCGACGACACGGCCGCGCTGCAGAAGGCCATCGACAGCAGCCGCGTGGTCTACCTGCCGCTGGGCTTCTATGTTGTCAACGACACGATCCGGCTGCGCCCGGACAGCGTAATCGTCGGCCTGCACCCCGGCCTGACGCAGCTGCTGCTGCCGAACGGCTCGCCCGCCTACCAGGGCGTCGGCACGCCGAAGGCGCTGCTGGAGAGCGCGCGCGGTGGCGATGCCATCGTGTCCGGCATCGGTCTGGCGACCGGGGAAGTCAACCAGCGCGCGGTGGCGCTGCTGTGGCGCGCCGGGGAGCGCTCGCTGGTGGACGACGTGCGCATCCAGGGCGGCCACGGCACCCGCCTGTACGACGGCAGCCGCAACGACCCGTACCGCAAGGATGCCAAGTTCGACACCACGGCGCACTGGGACCGCCAGTACCCCAGCATCTGGGTGACCGACAACGGCGGCGGCACTTTCTCGGGCATCTGGTCGCCCAGCGGTTACGCGCAGGCGGGCTTCTACGTGACCAACACGAAGACGCCGGGCCATGTGTACGAGCTGTCGGCCGAACACCACGTGCGCGCCGAGATCGTGCTGGACAACGTGGAGAACTGGGAATTCCTCGCGCCGCAGACGGAGGAGGAAGTGCGCGACGGCGCGGATGCGGTGTCGCTGGAGATCCGCAACTCCCGCAAGCTGCTGTTCGCGAACTACCACGCCTACCGCGTCACGCGTTCCATCAAGCCGATGCCGGCTGCGGCGCTGATCACGAACTCCAGCGACATCCGCTTCCGCAACGTGCACGTCAACGGCGAGAGCGGCTTCGCCACCTGCGACGACAACGGCTGCACCACCTTCCTGCGCGCCAGCAAATACCCGTACGAGAACGCCATCCGCGACGTCACCCATGGCATCGACGTGCGCGAGCGCGAGTTTGCCGTGCTCGATTACACCGGCACGCAGAAGCAGGCGCCGGCGCCGCAGGGCAAGGTCGAGAAGCTGGCCGACGGCTTCTATTCGATCGCCGGTGCGGCGGTCGATGCGCGCGGCAAGCTGTACTTCGTCGACCGCCACTGGCGCCGCATCCACAGCTGGGCCCAGGACGAAGGACTGGCTGTGGTGCGCGACGCGCCGCTCGACCCCGTCAACCTTGCCATCGACGGCAGCGGCAATGTGCTGGTGCTGTCGTCGTTCGGCCCGCAGGCGACCGTGTACGCTTTTAAGCCCGGTACGCCGGCGACGGAGATCACCATGATCGAGCCTGCGCCGGTGGCGCCACGGCCGGGAGCCAAGGTCGCGCTGCCCGTCAACTTCTGGCAGAACGGCGAGTTCCGCGACCAGCTCGACCCGCGCACCATGGAATTCACGACCTTGGCCGAGATGTTCGCGCGCGATGCCGCGCTGCCGCAGTCGCACGAATACGTGTCGCCGGACGGCAGCCTAGTGCTGCCGGCGTATCGCGTGCTGCGCCAGGGCGCGGCCGACCACCTGGGCTACCGCTGGTCGCACAGCCTGGATGCGCACGGCTTCGTCACTGCGCCGGTGGGCCAACGCGTGGTGTTTACGAACGGCTCGGAGAACCGCACGTTCAGCGGCGTGGTGGGCAACGGCGGCGCCCTGACGGACTTGCGCCCAGTGGCAGACCGGGGCGGCGAGAGCGCGGCGGTGGACGGTGCCGGCAACGTCTACGTGGCGAACGGCCAGGTATTCGTGTACGGCGCGGACGGCAAGGAAAAAGGCCGCATCGACGTGCCGGCCCGTCCCCTGCAGCTGCTCTTCGGCGGTGCCGACCGGCGCACGCTGTTCATCCTGACGCACGACGCGCTGTACGCGGCGCGTGTCGAGTAA